One Aethina tumida isolate Nest 87 chromosome 5, icAetTumi1.1, whole genome shotgun sequence genomic window carries:
- the LOC109596537 gene encoding phosphatidylinositide phosphatase SAC2 isoform X2, producing the protein MELFRTNEFYIFVNGEYSLWWDRQTGAFIPKTGWDLTDADDPICLGIIDGIVGKLEHSAVFDPRLLLIKESVPVGKLHGDNQVYKIKTVVFLPLGSENVELSLNVCHKHKTLARKNTTTNSLFDIQKNAAFTKTWGTLKSAGNTIKNTTQQAAAIATGTPKRRDFKDKERFEKQIIEEFYRIFNDTNSFYYSKTTDLTNSLQRLCNLEKEDLIDPNALWKTVDDRFFWNKYMLKDLIDLNNPLCDPWILPVIQGYIQIEDCRVEVFPDVPGMENNFEVFKLCILSRRSRFRAGTRYKRRGVNENGEVANYVETEQLIAYQTHEVSFVQVRGSVPVYWSQPGYKYRPPPRIDRGESETNVAFEKHFTNEIQKYGPICAVNLIDQTGKEKIIFDAYSQHILNLNSPFLTYVTFDFHEYCRGMHFENVSIFINAVADILKDMNYCWRDRQGHICSQNGVFRVNCIDCLDRTNVVQTALGKAVMEIQFCKLGLISPEGTMPNNIKSTFQLLWANNGDTISKQYAGTNALKGDYTRTGERKFTGIMKDGMNSANRYYLSRFKDTTRQGTIDLMLGNCVTEDVFNESKAVQCDEDSALTAEHVKLVIEDCKKMLINQPECVVGAWGLINADPSTGDPSETEMDSILILTKNSYFVADYDDQVDKVTKYQEVRLEDLTLLECGMPETNLFKLTKNRFCIRLNYKVDGVGGYYHMFRSTPLRFFNNMAVAINNEEEEIESLKAICESFQVAMAISNLPPIPYRQGQALDRRKSKIINTGTTSNSIYLDIVGLPQMTRNVSETQLLALKSVGTKAITNMTQQFSKLNKISSTFKPKPKSRANFTIGVQNKTETSSDSEDEYENSIFQPNESTESGASLHYATDSSSNSGDRSRSIEQAFEATEDSVLSSSAECFMPGVGIVMGNPDSKEGMLQRQDSKRIDASQVDDVQLSSIMQNVSIAPVIKINSETQEVEKKQPPTTLKLDRKFSHSSGEVDETKDESTVKFERSNSDFEMTCTANISQSQSESALKSKLANIASPVSSATKDLVLSPFSKLAKGMQNLGANLDPRKLGQNRQISEKEIEEHRKLLEKWKDSKRLLDCITSKLKRPLGIKILRSAKKPPKQLALKL; encoded by the exons ATGGAATTATTCAGAACGAACGAGTTTTACATATTCGTTAACGGCGAATACAGTTTGTGGTGGGATCGACAAACCGGCGCGTTCATCCCAAAAAcag gaTGGGATTTGACGGACGCAGACGATCCAATTTGTCTTGGAATAATCGACGGAATCGTAGGAAAATTGGAGCACAGTGCCGTGTTCGATCCCCGCCTTTTACTGATTAAAGAAAGTGTCCCGGTGGGAAAATTGCACGGCGACAATCAAgtctacaaaattaaaaccgtTGTATTTCTGCCGCTCGGCTCAGAGAACGTCGAATTGAGCCTGAACGTTTGTCACAAACATAAAACACTCGCCAGAAAAAACACAACGACCAACTCGCTGTTTGATATACAG aaaaatgcGGCGTTTACGAAAACATGGGGTACACTAAAAAGTGCAGGcaataccataaaaaacaCGACGCAACAAGCCGCTGCCATCGCCACAGGAACGCCGAAACGTCGCGACTTCAAAGACAAAGAACGTTTTGAAAAGCAAATAATCGAGGAATTTTACAGAATCTTCAACGACACCAACTCCTTCTATTACTCCAAAACGACCGATCTGACTAATTCATTGCAACGACTGTGCAATTTAGAAAAAGAAGACCTGATTGATCCAAATGCACTGTGGAAAACCGTCGACGATCGGTTCTTTTGGAACAAATATATGCTGAAAGATCTGATTGATTTGAAT aatccCTTATGCGATCCGTGGATTCTGCCTGTGATTCAGGGTTACATTCAGATCGAGGATTGTAGAGTCGAGGTATTTCCAGACGTTCCCGGAATGGAGAATAATTTTGAGGTgttcaaattatgtattttgtcCAGGAGGAGTCGATTTAGGGCCGGAACTAG ATATAAAAGAAGAGGCGTCAATGAGAATGGGGAAGTGGCCAATTACGTGGAAACTGAACAGTTGATCGCCTACCAAACTCACGAGGTCTCTTTCGTGCAAGTACGAGGATCTGTTCCTGTTTATTGGTCGCAACCCGGATATAAATACAGACCTCCTCCCAGAATAGACAGAG GTGAATCCGAGACGAATGTAGCTTTCGAAAAACATTTCACTAATGAAATACAAAAGTACGGTCCCATTTGTGCTGTAAACCTCATCGATCAAACAGGAAAAGAAAAGATCATTTTCGACGCATATTCGCAACACATTTTGAACTTGAATAGTCCCTTTTTAACTTACGTTACGTTCGACTTTCATGAATACTG TCGAGGAATGCATTTTGAAAATGtgtcaattttcataaatgcaGTGGCCGATATTTTAAAGGATATGAATTATTGCTGGAGAGACAGACAGGGACACATTTGTTCTCAAAACGGAGTTTTCCGAGTTAATTGTATCGATTGTCTGGATAGAACAAATGTCGTTCAA acTGCTTTAGGAAAAGCTGTGATGGAAATACAGTTTTGCAAATTAGGATTAATTTCTCCTGAAGGTACAATgccaaacaatattaaaagtacCTTCCAATTACTGTGGGCAAACAACGGAGATACTATTAGCAAACAATATGCTGGAACAAACGCTTTAAAG ggtGATTACACAAGAACGGGAGAACGAAAGTTCACGGGGATCATGAAAGACGGAATGAACTCCGCAAACAG gTACTACTTGAGTCGCTTTAAAGATACGACGAGGCAAGGAACAATCGACCTGATGTTAG GAAACTGCGTAACAGAAGACGTCTTCAATGAATCGAAAGCTGTCCAGTGTGACGAGGACAGTGCCCTAACAGCTGAACACGTAAAACTAGTAATCGAagattgtaaaaaaatgttaataaaccaACCCGAATGCGTTGTCGGTGCGTGGGGATTAATAAACGCCGATCCTTCAACAGGAGATCCAAGTGAAACTGAAATGGACtccatacttattttgaccAAGAATTCGTATTTCGTCGCTGACTATGATGATCAGGTTGACAAAGTGACTAAATATCAGGAGGTGAGACTGGAAGACTTGACTTTGTTGGAGTGTGGGATGCCGGAAACGAATCTGTTCAAGTTAACCAAGAATCGATTTTGTATTAGGTTGAATTATAAAGTCGACGGAGTTGGTGGTTATTATCACATGTTCAGGTCGACTCCTctgagattttttaataacatggcTGTTGCTATCAATAACGAGGAGGAAGAAATTg AGTCATTAAAGGCAATATGCGAGTCATTTCAAGTGGCGATGGCCATTTCAAATCTTCCTCCAATTCCCTATAGGCAGGGTCAAGCTTTGGACAGAAGAAAGTCAAAAATCATCAACACGGGAACAACCAGCAACAGTATTTACTTAGATATTGTCGGTTTGCCTCAAATGACCAGAAACGTTTCCGAAACACAACTATTGGCCCTAAAAAGTGTTG GTACAAAAGCGATAACAAACATGAcccaacaattttcaaaattgaataagaTCTCGAGCACCTTCAAACCCAAACCTAAATCAAGGGCGAACTTCACAATAGGCGTACAAAACAAAACGGAAACATCCAGCGATTCGGAGGATGAATATGAAAATTCGATCTTCCAGCCAAACGAATCAACAGAAAGCGGCGCTTCTTTACACTACGCGACTGATTCGAGTTCGAACAGTGGCGACAGAAGCAGATCTATAGAACAGGCTTTCGAAGCTACCGAAGATTCGGTACTTAGTTCCAGCGCAGAGTGTTTTATGCCCGGAGTCGGTATAGTTATGGGGAATCCGGACAGCAAAGAAGGGATGTTGCAGAGGCAAGATTCTAAAAGGATCGACGCCTCACAAGTTGACGACGTGCAGCTGAGCAGCATCATGCAGAACGTTTCGATTGCTCcggttattaaaatcaattcggAAACTCAAGAAG TTGAGAAGAAACAGCCACCCACAACCTTAAAGCTGGACAGGAAGTTCAGCCATTCCTCCGGAGAAGTGGACGAAACGAAAGACGAGAGCACGGTGAAATTCGAACGTTCCAATTCCGATTTCGAGATGACTTGCACCGCCAATATCTCCCAGAGTCAATCCGAATCAGCATTGAAAAGTAAACTGGCTAACATTGCGAGTCCGGTGTCGAGCGCTACCAAAGACCTAGTCTTGTCACCGTTCAGTAAACTGGCTAAAGGGATGCAGAATCTGGGAGCAAACTTAGATCCCAGAAAGCTGGGACAAAACCGGCAAATCTCTGAAAAAGAAATCGAAGAGCACAGGAAACTATTGGAGAAATGGAAGGATAGCAAAA GGCTTTTAGATTGTATTACGTCCAAGTTGAAACGTCCATTGGGAATAAAAATCTTGAGAAGCGCAAAAAAACCTCCAAAACAACTTGCTTTGAAGCTGTAA
- the LOC109596537 gene encoding phosphatidylinositide phosphatase SAC2 isoform X1 — translation MELFRTNEFYIFVNGEYSLWWDRQTGAFIPKTGWDLTDADDPICLGIIDGIVGKLEHSAVFDPRLLLIKESVPVGKLHGDNQVYKIKTVVFLPLGSENVELSLNVCHKHKTLARKNTTTNSLFDIQKNAAFTKTWGTLKSAGNTIKNTTQQAAAIATGTPKRRDFKDKERFEKQIIEEFYRIFNDTNSFYYSKTTDLTNSLQRLCNLEKEDLIDPNALWKTVDDRFFWNKYMLKDLIDLNNPLCDPWILPVIQGYIQIEDCRVEVFPDVPGMENNFEVFKLCILSRRSRFRAGTRYKRRGVNENGEVANYVETEQLIAYQTHEVSFVQVRGSVPVYWSQPGYKYRPPPRIDRGESETNVAFEKHFTNEIQKYGPICAVNLIDQTGKEKIIFDAYSQHILNLNSPFLTYVTFDFHEYCRGMHFENVSIFINAVADILKDMNYCWRDRQGHICSQNGVFRVNCIDCLDRTNVVQTALGKAVMEIQFCKLGLISPEGTMPNNIKSTFQLLWANNGDTISKQYAGTNALKGDYTRTGERKFTGIMKDGMNSANRYYKNHFKDSMRQSCLDIMTGNRLHAIETKNIWSDFRTTGAIAYDNLPQKTPSLGPHLALQQEFALANLLYHMTRYYLSRFKDTTRQGTIDLMLGNCVTEDVFNESKAVQCDEDSALTAEHVKLVIEDCKKMLINQPECVVGAWGLINADPSTGDPSETEMDSILILTKNSYFVADYDDQVDKVTKYQEVRLEDLTLLECGMPETNLFKLTKNRFCIRLNYKVDGVGGYYHMFRSTPLRFFNNMAVAINNEEEEIESLKAICESFQVAMAISNLPPIPYRQGQALDRRKSKIINTGTTSNSIYLDIVGLPQMTRNVSETQLLALKSVGTKAITNMTQQFSKLNKISSTFKPKPKSRANFTIGVQNKTETSSDSEDEYENSIFQPNESTESGASLHYATDSSSNSGDRSRSIEQAFEATEDSVLSSSAECFMPGVGIVMGNPDSKEGMLQRQDSKRIDASQVDDVQLSSIMQNVSIAPVIKINSETQEVEKKQPPTTLKLDRKFSHSSGEVDETKDESTVKFERSNSDFEMTCTANISQSQSESALKSKLANIASPVSSATKDLVLSPFSKLAKGMQNLGANLDPRKLGQNRQISEKEIEEHRKLLEKWKDSKRLLDCITSKLKRPLGIKILRSAKKPPKQLALKL, via the exons ATGGAATTATTCAGAACGAACGAGTTTTACATATTCGTTAACGGCGAATACAGTTTGTGGTGGGATCGACAAACCGGCGCGTTCATCCCAAAAAcag gaTGGGATTTGACGGACGCAGACGATCCAATTTGTCTTGGAATAATCGACGGAATCGTAGGAAAATTGGAGCACAGTGCCGTGTTCGATCCCCGCCTTTTACTGATTAAAGAAAGTGTCCCGGTGGGAAAATTGCACGGCGACAATCAAgtctacaaaattaaaaccgtTGTATTTCTGCCGCTCGGCTCAGAGAACGTCGAATTGAGCCTGAACGTTTGTCACAAACATAAAACACTCGCCAGAAAAAACACAACGACCAACTCGCTGTTTGATATACAG aaaaatgcGGCGTTTACGAAAACATGGGGTACACTAAAAAGTGCAGGcaataccataaaaaacaCGACGCAACAAGCCGCTGCCATCGCCACAGGAACGCCGAAACGTCGCGACTTCAAAGACAAAGAACGTTTTGAAAAGCAAATAATCGAGGAATTTTACAGAATCTTCAACGACACCAACTCCTTCTATTACTCCAAAACGACCGATCTGACTAATTCATTGCAACGACTGTGCAATTTAGAAAAAGAAGACCTGATTGATCCAAATGCACTGTGGAAAACCGTCGACGATCGGTTCTTTTGGAACAAATATATGCTGAAAGATCTGATTGATTTGAAT aatccCTTATGCGATCCGTGGATTCTGCCTGTGATTCAGGGTTACATTCAGATCGAGGATTGTAGAGTCGAGGTATTTCCAGACGTTCCCGGAATGGAGAATAATTTTGAGGTgttcaaattatgtattttgtcCAGGAGGAGTCGATTTAGGGCCGGAACTAG ATATAAAAGAAGAGGCGTCAATGAGAATGGGGAAGTGGCCAATTACGTGGAAACTGAACAGTTGATCGCCTACCAAACTCACGAGGTCTCTTTCGTGCAAGTACGAGGATCTGTTCCTGTTTATTGGTCGCAACCCGGATATAAATACAGACCTCCTCCCAGAATAGACAGAG GTGAATCCGAGACGAATGTAGCTTTCGAAAAACATTTCACTAATGAAATACAAAAGTACGGTCCCATTTGTGCTGTAAACCTCATCGATCAAACAGGAAAAGAAAAGATCATTTTCGACGCATATTCGCAACACATTTTGAACTTGAATAGTCCCTTTTTAACTTACGTTACGTTCGACTTTCATGAATACTG TCGAGGAATGCATTTTGAAAATGtgtcaattttcataaatgcaGTGGCCGATATTTTAAAGGATATGAATTATTGCTGGAGAGACAGACAGGGACACATTTGTTCTCAAAACGGAGTTTTCCGAGTTAATTGTATCGATTGTCTGGATAGAACAAATGTCGTTCAA acTGCTTTAGGAAAAGCTGTGATGGAAATACAGTTTTGCAAATTAGGATTAATTTCTCCTGAAGGTACAATgccaaacaatattaaaagtacCTTCCAATTACTGTGGGCAAACAACGGAGATACTATTAGCAAACAATATGCTGGAACAAACGCTTTAAAG ggtGATTACACAAGAACGGGAGAACGAAAGTTCACGGGGATCATGAAAGACGGAATGAACTCCGCAAACAG ATACTACAAGAACCACTTTAAAGACTCGATGCGACAAAGCTGTCTGGACATTATGACCGGCAACAGACTGCACGCGATCGAAACGAAGAACATTTGGTCGGATTTCAGAACGACGGGCGCGATAGCTTACGACAACTTGCCACAAAAGACGCCCTCGCTTGGGCCCCATTTGGCACTGCAACAAGAGTTCGCGTTAGCTAATCTTTTATATCACATGACCAG gTACTACTTGAGTCGCTTTAAAGATACGACGAGGCAAGGAACAATCGACCTGATGTTAG GAAACTGCGTAACAGAAGACGTCTTCAATGAATCGAAAGCTGTCCAGTGTGACGAGGACAGTGCCCTAACAGCTGAACACGTAAAACTAGTAATCGAagattgtaaaaaaatgttaataaaccaACCCGAATGCGTTGTCGGTGCGTGGGGATTAATAAACGCCGATCCTTCAACAGGAGATCCAAGTGAAACTGAAATGGACtccatacttattttgaccAAGAATTCGTATTTCGTCGCTGACTATGATGATCAGGTTGACAAAGTGACTAAATATCAGGAGGTGAGACTGGAAGACTTGACTTTGTTGGAGTGTGGGATGCCGGAAACGAATCTGTTCAAGTTAACCAAGAATCGATTTTGTATTAGGTTGAATTATAAAGTCGACGGAGTTGGTGGTTATTATCACATGTTCAGGTCGACTCCTctgagattttttaataacatggcTGTTGCTATCAATAACGAGGAGGAAGAAATTg AGTCATTAAAGGCAATATGCGAGTCATTTCAAGTGGCGATGGCCATTTCAAATCTTCCTCCAATTCCCTATAGGCAGGGTCAAGCTTTGGACAGAAGAAAGTCAAAAATCATCAACACGGGAACAACCAGCAACAGTATTTACTTAGATATTGTCGGTTTGCCTCAAATGACCAGAAACGTTTCCGAAACACAACTATTGGCCCTAAAAAGTGTTG GTACAAAAGCGATAACAAACATGAcccaacaattttcaaaattgaataagaTCTCGAGCACCTTCAAACCCAAACCTAAATCAAGGGCGAACTTCACAATAGGCGTACAAAACAAAACGGAAACATCCAGCGATTCGGAGGATGAATATGAAAATTCGATCTTCCAGCCAAACGAATCAACAGAAAGCGGCGCTTCTTTACACTACGCGACTGATTCGAGTTCGAACAGTGGCGACAGAAGCAGATCTATAGAACAGGCTTTCGAAGCTACCGAAGATTCGGTACTTAGTTCCAGCGCAGAGTGTTTTATGCCCGGAGTCGGTATAGTTATGGGGAATCCGGACAGCAAAGAAGGGATGTTGCAGAGGCAAGATTCTAAAAGGATCGACGCCTCACAAGTTGACGACGTGCAGCTGAGCAGCATCATGCAGAACGTTTCGATTGCTCcggttattaaaatcaattcggAAACTCAAGAAG TTGAGAAGAAACAGCCACCCACAACCTTAAAGCTGGACAGGAAGTTCAGCCATTCCTCCGGAGAAGTGGACGAAACGAAAGACGAGAGCACGGTGAAATTCGAACGTTCCAATTCCGATTTCGAGATGACTTGCACCGCCAATATCTCCCAGAGTCAATCCGAATCAGCATTGAAAAGTAAACTGGCTAACATTGCGAGTCCGGTGTCGAGCGCTACCAAAGACCTAGTCTTGTCACCGTTCAGTAAACTGGCTAAAGGGATGCAGAATCTGGGAGCAAACTTAGATCCCAGAAAGCTGGGACAAAACCGGCAAATCTCTGAAAAAGAAATCGAAGAGCACAGGAAACTATTGGAGAAATGGAAGGATAGCAAAA GGCTTTTAGATTGTATTACGTCCAAGTTGAAACGTCCATTGGGAATAAAAATCTTGAGAAGCGCAAAAAAACCTCCAAAACAACTTGCTTTGAAGCTGTAA